A genomic stretch from Sphingorhabdus pulchriflava includes:
- a CDS encoding GIY-YIG nuclease family protein has translation MHENFQPTVYIMTNRKQGALYTGVTSDLMNRILQHREEMFEGHSKRVGAKLLVWYEQHGTMETAILREKRIKNWNRQWRINLIEKDNPDWRDLAIEMGFRPLWTTK, from the coding sequence ATGCACGAGAACTTTCAGCCAACTGTTTACATTATGACGAATAGAAAGCAGGGGGCGCTTTACACTGGAGTAACCTCTGATTTGATGAATCGCATCCTGCAGCATCGGGAGGAAATGTTCGAAGGGCACAGCAAGCGGGTGGGCGCGAAACTGCTGGTTTGGTATGAACAACATGGAACGATGGAAACGGCGATACTAAGGGAAAAGCGGATCAAGAACTGGAATCGGCAATGGCGGATAAACCTGATCGAAAAGGACAATCCTGACTGGAGGGATTTGGCCATCGAAATGGGCTTCCGACCATTATGGACAACAAAATAG
- a CDS encoding ribose-phosphate pyrophosphokinase has product MKLMTGNSNLPLAKGIAEYLGLPLTDASVRRFADNEIFVEIHENVRGEDMFVIQSTSHPANDNLMELLIMIDALRRASAKRITAVLPYFGYARQDRKPGPRTPISAKLVANLITEAGADRVLTVDLHAGQIQGFFDIPTDNLFAGPVMSTDILDRHGDKPITVVSPDVGGVVRARGLSKRINDAPLAIVDKRREKAGVSEVMNIIGDVKDRFCILIDDIADSAGTLCNAADALKAAGASDVVAYITHGVLSGEAVNRVNASSLRKLVITDSIIASDAARDSAKIRQLPIAPLLGEAIKRIADESSVSSLFD; this is encoded by the coding sequence ATGAAATTGATGACAGGCAATTCGAACCTTCCGCTCGCAAAGGGTATCGCCGAATATCTTGGCCTGCCGCTGACCGATGCCAGCGTCCGCCGCTTTGCCGACAATGAGATTTTCGTCGAGATCCACGAAAATGTCCGCGGCGAGGATATGTTCGTCATCCAGTCGACCAGCCATCCGGCGAATGACAATCTGATGGAACTGCTGATCATGATCGACGCGCTGCGGCGTGCATCGGCCAAGCGCATCACTGCGGTACTCCCCTATTTCGGCTATGCCCGGCAAGACCGTAAACCCGGCCCACGCACCCCGATTTCCGCCAAGCTGGTTGCCAATCTGATCACCGAAGCAGGTGCCGACCGCGTGCTGACGGTCGATTTGCACGCCGGCCAGATTCAGGGCTTCTTCGATATCCCGACCGACAATCTATTTGCTGGGCCGGTTATGAGCACTGACATTCTCGACCGCCATGGCGACAAACCGATTACCGTTGTTTCGCCTGACGTGGGCGGTGTGGTCCGCGCGCGCGGGCTGTCCAAGCGCATCAACGATGCGCCGCTCGCCATCGTCGACAAACGCCGCGAGAAAGCGGGTGTTTCCGAGGTGATGAATATCATCGGCGATGTGAAAGACCGTTTTTGCATCCTGATAGACGATATCGCCGACAGCGCGGGCACGTTGTGCAATGCCGCCGATGCACTCAAGGCGGCAGGGGCCTCTGACGTTGTCGCCTATATCACCCACGGCGTGCTGTCGGGCGAGGCTGTGAACCGCGTCAATGCGTCGAGCTTGCGCAAACTGGTGATCACCGACTCGATCATCGCCTCCGACGCTGCGCGCGACAGCGCAAAAATCCGCCAGCTGCCGATCGCGCCGCTGCTGGGCGAAGCGATCAAGCGCATCGCCGATGAGAGCAGCGTATCGAGCCTGTTCGACTAA
- a CDS encoding inositol monophosphatase family protein: protein MIGAREIELAGRLADVAGGVIRPFFRASFDHEAKADSTPVTEADRAAEAAIRAILDVECPTDAIVGEEYGEKTGTSGRTWVIDPIDGTISFMAGRPIFGTLIALLEDGWPVLGLIDQCVNRERWIGVTGQGTTLNGKPVSTRACRELAAASLATSGPQYFSQHDGDHFMALAAQTAHKRMLFGGDCYNYALLASGHIDIVVESGLKLHDFAALVPVVEGAGGMMCDWNGEMLHAGSEGHVIALGDPARMEDVVEALACNH, encoded by the coding sequence ATGATTGGGGCAAGGGAGATTGAATTGGCGGGGCGGCTCGCCGATGTGGCCGGGGGCGTGATACGCCCGTTTTTCCGAGCCAGCTTTGACCATGAAGCCAAAGCAGACTCTACGCCGGTTACAGAGGCTGACCGTGCGGCTGAGGCTGCCATCCGCGCGATCCTCGATGTGGAATGCCCAACCGATGCGATTGTTGGCGAAGAATATGGCGAGAAGACAGGCACCTCGGGGCGCACTTGGGTGATCGATCCGATCGACGGTACCATAAGCTTCATGGCCGGTCGCCCGATTTTCGGCACGCTGATCGCACTGCTCGAAGATGGCTGGCCCGTACTCGGCCTGATTGACCAGTGCGTCAATCGTGAACGCTGGATCGGTGTGACAGGTCAGGGGACGACATTGAACGGCAAACCGGTTTCGACCCGCGCCTGCCGTGAATTGGCGGCAGCCTCGCTGGCCACAAGCGGCCCGCAATATTTCAGCCAGCATGATGGCGACCATTTCATGGCACTCGCCGCGCAGACCGCGCACAAGCGGATGCTGTTTGGCGGCGACTGCTACAATTACGCGCTGCTCGCTTCGGGCCACATCGACATCGTTGTCGAGTCCGGCCTCAAATTACACGACTTTGCCGCGCTGGTGCCGGTCGTTGAAGGCGCGGGCGGAATGATGTGCGACTGGAATGGCGAGATGTTGCACGCGGGTTCCGAAGGCCATGTCATCGCGCTGGGCGATCCGGCGCGGATGGAAGATGTTGTCGAGGCGCTGGCGTGCAATCACTAA
- the sppA gene encoding signal peptide peptidase SppA produces the protein MTFMRGVWRFLVGIKDGLVLLFLLVFFGMLYALLSAGPNPGAVRDGALLIELDGFVSEQPAAIDPVAALMSQRAPMREYRQRDISRALELAVKDDRIKAVVLDLDRFMGGGQTSLAAVGERIDAVRKAGKPVYAFATAYSDDGYQLAAHASEIWVDPLGGVLPTGPGGSRTYYKGLFDQLGIKAHIYRVGTFKSAVEPYMRTDQSPEAEVAMKALYDEVWEQWRNDVAKARPKAKLDALLADAPTAVEAAKGDLAQLSLTNGLVDKLGDRIAFGKYVAAKVGEGREEKIGTFAETRPAALLAAHSPSRDGSPVGVITVAGEIIDGEGGPGVAAGDSVSELIYDALKNVEIKALVVRVDSPGGSVTASEKIRLALAEAKKRKIPVVVSMANLAASGGYWISMPADTIFTEPSTITGSIGIFGVLPSGKEALAKWGVTTDGVRTTPLSGEPDVLGGISPEFDRLAQSTVEKGYRDFLTRVAASRKKTVEQVDAIGQGRVWAGGTALQLGLVDRLGDLDDALAEAARLAKLEKGDWHPLYIEPMPDFASTLLGGLMPEPAQAHVPTDLFGRAAFEQQLLFDRIAADMRLLSGIQGAQVRCLECGAVAGVPARPEVGHDDGWFAMLIRSIS, from the coding sequence ATGACATTTATGAGGGGCGTCTGGCGGTTTCTGGTTGGCATCAAGGACGGGCTGGTGCTGCTGTTCCTGCTGGTTTTTTTCGGCATGCTCTATGCGCTGTTGAGCGCCGGGCCCAATCCGGGTGCTGTGCGCGACGGGGCTTTGTTGATTGAGCTAGACGGATTTGTTTCCGAACAACCCGCTGCCATCGATCCGGTTGCCGCCTTAATGTCGCAGCGTGCGCCGATGCGCGAATATCGGCAGCGCGACATTTCCCGTGCGCTCGAACTGGCGGTAAAGGATGATCGCATCAAGGCGGTGGTGCTCGATCTCGATCGCTTCATGGGCGGCGGGCAGACGAGCCTCGCGGCAGTAGGCGAACGGATTGACGCCGTCCGCAAGGCAGGCAAGCCGGTCTACGCCTTTGCCACCGCTTATAGCGACGATGGCTATCAACTGGCGGCGCATGCCAGTGAAATCTGGGTCGATCCGCTGGGCGGCGTGCTGCCGACCGGGCCGGGCGGCTCGCGGACTTATTATAAGGGCCTGTTCGACCAGCTCGGTATCAAGGCGCATATCTACCGCGTGGGTACCTTCAAAAGCGCGGTCGAGCCGTATATGCGCACCGACCAGTCGCCCGAGGCCGAAGTCGCGATGAAGGCGCTGTATGACGAGGTGTGGGAGCAATGGCGCAACGATGTCGCCAAAGCGCGCCCCAAGGCTAAACTCGATGCTCTACTTGCTGATGCACCAACAGCTGTCGAGGCAGCAAAGGGCGATTTGGCGCAGTTGTCGCTGACAAACGGGTTGGTCGACAAGCTGGGCGATCGCATCGCGTTCGGCAAATATGTCGCGGCCAAGGTAGGTGAAGGGCGCGAGGAGAAAATTGGCACTTTTGCCGAAACCCGCCCGGCAGCCTTGCTGGCCGCGCACAGTCCATCGCGCGATGGTTCGCCCGTTGGGGTCATCACCGTCGCCGGTGAAATCATCGACGGTGAAGGTGGCCCGGGCGTGGCGGCGGGGGATAGTGTATCCGAATTGATCTACGACGCGCTCAAAAATGTTGAGATCAAGGCGCTGGTCGTACGGGTCGATTCCCCTGGCGGATCGGTGACCGCGTCGGAGAAAATCCGGCTGGCATTGGCTGAAGCCAAGAAGCGCAAAATCCCTGTCGTCGTCTCGATGGCCAATCTGGCCGCGAGCGGCGGTTACTGGATTTCGATGCCCGCCGATACGATCTTTACCGAGCCATCGACCATCACTGGCTCCATCGGTATTTTTGGCGTGCTGCCTTCGGGTAAGGAAGCGCTCGCCAAATGGGGCGTGACCACCGATGGCGTGCGCACCACCCCGCTATCGGGCGAACCCGATGTGCTCGGCGGCATCAGTCCTGAATTCGACCGGCTGGCGCAATCGACGGTCGAAAAAGGCTATCGCGATTTCCTGACCCGCGTAGCGGCGTCGCGCAAAAAGACGGTCGAGCAAGTCGATGCCATTGGCCAGGGCCGCGTTTGGGCGGGCGGTACTGCACTACAATTGGGACTGGTTGACCGGCTGGGCGACCTGGACGATGCTTTGGCAGAAGCGGCGCGGCTGGCCAAATTGGAGAAAGGCGACTGGCACCCGCTTTACATCGAACCCATGCCCGATTTTGCCAGCACCTTGCTCGGCGGGCTGATGCCCGAGCCGGCACAGGCGCACGTGCCGACCGATCTTTTCGGCCGTGCGGCGTTCGAGCAGCAATTGCTGTTTGACCGGATTGCCGCTGACATGCGCTTGCTATCTGGCATTCAGGGCGCGCAGGTGCGTTGTCTGGAATGCGGGGCGGTTGCGGGGGTGCCTGCACGGCCTGAGGTCGGTCATGACGACGGCTGGTTCGCAATGCTTATCCGGAGCATAAGCTAA
- the pheS gene encoding phenylalanine--tRNA ligase subunit alpha, with protein sequence MSDIEVLKSSLLAAIDAADTPDALEAVRIDALGKQGSVSALLKTLGQMSPEERQVQGPVINGLREAVTSGIAAKKAALESAILNQRLATERLDMTLPAPESPRGTVHPVSQVMDELAEIFADMGFAVAEGPEIEDDWHNFSALNIPDTHPARAMHDTFYFPDQMAQKDENGDGKKMLLRTHTSPVQIRTMTSQEPPIRIIAPGRVYRSDSDATHTPMFHQIEGLVIDKGIHLGHLKWTLETFLKAFFERDDVVLRLRPSYFPFTEPSVEVDVGYSVVKGKRVIGGSEGWMEVLGSGMVHRKVIEACGLDPDVWQGFAFGTGVDRLAMLKYGMDDLRAFFDGDNRWLQHYGFNALDVPTLSGGVGA encoded by the coding sequence ATGAGTGATATTGAAGTATTGAAATCCAGCTTGTTAGCCGCCATCGACGCGGCAGACACGCCCGACGCGCTTGAAGCCGTCCGCATCGACGCGCTCGGCAAGCAGGGCAGCGTATCCGCCTTGCTCAAAACGCTGGGGCAGATGTCGCCAGAAGAACGGCAAGTGCAAGGGCCTGTGATTAATGGGCTGCGCGAAGCTGTGACCAGCGGCATTGCTGCCAAAAAGGCCGCTCTCGAATCCGCGATCCTCAATCAGCGTCTGGCGACCGAGCGGCTCGATATGACGCTGCCAGCGCCCGAAAGCCCGCGCGGCACGGTTCACCCAGTTTCGCAGGTCATGGACGAGCTCGCCGAAATCTTCGCCGATATGGGCTTCGCTGTCGCCGAGGGTCCGGAAATCGAGGACGACTGGCACAATTTCAGCGCGCTCAACATTCCCGACACGCATCCCGCCCGCGCGATGCACGATACCTTCTATTTCCCCGACCAGATGGCCCAAAAGGACGAAAACGGCGATGGAAAGAAAATGTTGCTGCGTACGCACACTTCGCCAGTGCAGATCCGCACGATGACAAGCCAAGAACCGCCGATCCGCATCATCGCGCCTGGCCGCGTCTATCGTTCGGATAGCGACGCGACGCATACGCCGATGTTCCACCAGATCGAAGGTCTGGTGATCGACAAGGGTATCCATCTCGGCCACCTCAAATGGACGCTCGAAACCTTCCTCAAGGCGTTTTTCGAGCGCGACGATGTCGTGCTGCGCCTGCGCCCCAGCTATTTCCCCTTCACCGAACCTTCGGTCGAGGTCGATGTCGGCTATTCGGTGGTCAAAGGCAAACGCGTGATTGGCGGCAGTGAAGGCTGGATGGAGGTGCTCGGCAGCGGCATGGTCCACCGCAAAGTGATCGAAGCCTGCGGGCTCGACCCCGATGTGTGGCAGGGCTTTGCCTTCGGCACCGGCGTCGACCGTCTGGCAATGCTCAAATATGGCATGGACGATTTGCGCGCCTTCTTCGACGGCGACAATCGCTGGCTGCAGCATTACGGGTTCAACGCGCTTGATGTGCCCACGCTCAGCGGAGGAGTAGGCGCATGA
- the rpmI gene encoding 50S ribosomal protein L35 — MPKLKTKSGVKKRFKLTATGKVKHGVAGKRHRLISHSGKYIRQNRGTDVLSDSDAGHIRQWAPYGLK; from the coding sequence ATGCCCAAGTTGAAGACCAAGAGCGGCGTCAAAAAGCGCTTCAAGCTCACTGCCACAGGCAAGGTAAAGCACGGCGTAGCCGGCAAGCGCCACCGCCTGATCAGCCACAGCGGCAAATATATCCGCCAGAACCGCGGCACCGACGTGCTTAGCGATTCGGATGCGGGTCATATTCGCCAATGGGCGCCGTACGGCTTGAAATAA
- a CDS encoding helix-turn-helix domain-containing protein, which translates to MTGADGLSHTRFIAPHPRLQPYLSVYYFTAIDSLDGEPVRDWMNPEWASVRFRYSGDTLGGLVGQNLRDIPPAHFVGPTSLAGPFAARHARIASIGFLPTGWSMFIDEPADLWADRLDDASLVKTPVAFADMMQAAVSSQNLDEMAARFDAILLDALDNRPLIDAATEQRVRAAHVALMDPEIASVAQWAGRLQLSIAQLQRFSLRIFGFSPKLLLRRQRFVRTLAVIMRDPESNWSDALDANYYDQAHFNRDFRQFFKMSPREYRAHAHPIIGAASKARMAALGDPLQALQKPGASNGH; encoded by the coding sequence ATGACCGGGGCAGATGGCCTCAGCCATACGCGATTTATCGCCCCGCATCCGCGTTTGCAGCCTTATCTGTCGGTCTATTATTTCACTGCGATTGACAGTCTCGATGGCGAGCCCGTGCGCGACTGGATGAACCCTGAATGGGCGAGTGTTCGTTTTCGCTATAGCGGCGACACGCTGGGCGGGTTAGTCGGGCAAAATCTGCGCGACATTCCGCCAGCGCATTTTGTCGGGCCGACCAGCCTTGCGGGGCCTTTTGCTGCGCGGCATGCACGGATTGCGAGTATAGGCTTCCTGCCAACCGGTTGGAGCATGTTTATCGACGAACCCGCTGATCTGTGGGCAGATCGGCTCGATGATGCCTCGCTGGTCAAGACGCCTGTAGCTTTTGCCGACATGATGCAGGCAGCGGTGTCGTCGCAAAATCTTGACGAAATGGCGGCTCGTTTCGATGCCATATTGCTCGACGCATTGGATAACCGTCCGCTGATCGATGCTGCCACCGAACAGCGGGTGCGCGCGGCACATGTGGCGCTGATGGATCCCGAAATCGCCTCGGTCGCCCAGTGGGCGGGGCGGTTGCAACTCTCCATAGCCCAGTTGCAGCGCTTCTCTCTGCGCATATTCGGCTTTTCGCCCAAATTGCTGCTGCGGCGGCAGCGCTTTGTGCGGACTTTAGCGGTGATCATGCGCGATCCGGAGAGTAACTGGTCCGACGCGCTCGATGCGAACTATTACGACCAAGCGCATTTTAACCGCGATTTCCGCCAGTTTTTCAAAATGAGTCCGCGCGAATATCGTGCCCATGCGCATCCAATTATCGGCGCGGCGTCCAAGGCCAGGATGGCGGCGCTTGGCGATCCGTTGCAGGCGTTGCAAAAGCCTGGGGCAAGTAACGGGCATTGA
- a CDS encoding NAD+ synthase, protein MTDTLTIAMAQLNQRVGDLKGNADAMLEWREKAGTVDLVLFPEQQLIGYPAEDLVLKPAFQKAAAQELERLAAATADGGPAMLVGSILKEADGLYNIVALLDGGKVAAVRKKHELPNYGTFDEKRIFAQGPLPEPVEFRGAKLGLPICEDGWLPTVCSHLKAQGVELLISVNGSPYEIDKDDRRLEQVFAARVAETGLPLIFLNRIGGQDELVFDGCSFVLNANGAAAHHLPDWEEHLRITRWHKQADGWVCEGGELAEWEDHPADIYSAMVLALREYVDRNRFPGVVLGLSGGIDSAICAAIAADALGPDRVWCVMLPSRFTGQLSLDLAKECAEMIGCRLDTIPINPAVMAFDEMLAGSFADKEVDITEENVQSRIRGVTLMALSNKFGHMLLTTGNKSEMSVGYATIYGDMAGGYNPLKDAYKMTVFAISRWRNKHKPRIGLGPDGPVMPEAIITRPPSAELRPDQKDSDSLPDYPVLDDILLGLVEQELSVDEVTARGHPREVVERIERLLYIAEYKRRQAPPGVKLGSRNFGRDRRYPITNAFRSG, encoded by the coding sequence ATGACCGATACCCTGACAATCGCCATGGCCCAGCTGAACCAGCGTGTGGGTGACCTCAAAGGAAATGCCGATGCGATGCTCGAATGGCGGGAAAAGGCCGGGACCGTTGACCTGGTGCTGTTTCCGGAACAGCAACTCATCGGTTATCCAGCCGAAGACCTTGTCCTGAAACCCGCTTTTCAGAAGGCGGCTGCGCAGGAGCTGGAGCGGCTTGCGGCGGCGACCGCAGATGGCGGCCCGGCGATGCTGGTGGGATCGATACTGAAGGAGGCGGATGGTCTCTACAATATTGTTGCGTTGCTCGACGGCGGCAAGGTTGCGGCTGTACGCAAGAAGCACGAGCTGCCTAACTATGGCACTTTCGATGAGAAACGCATTTTCGCGCAGGGGCCTCTGCCGGAACCGGTAGAGTTCCGCGGGGCCAAGCTGGGTCTGCCGATCTGCGAAGATGGCTGGTTGCCCACGGTTTGCTCGCACCTCAAGGCACAAGGCGTCGAACTGCTGATTTCGGTGAACGGTAGCCCCTATGAAATCGACAAGGACGACCGGCGGCTTGAACAGGTGTTTGCCGCGCGCGTCGCCGAAACCGGCCTGCCGCTGATATTTCTAAACCGCATTGGCGGGCAGGATGAGCTGGTGTTCGACGGATGCTCTTTCGTGCTCAACGCCAATGGTGCTGCCGCGCACCACCTGCCCGATTGGGAGGAGCATTTGCGGATTACCCGCTGGCACAAGCAGGCCGATGGATGGGTCTGCGAAGGCGGCGAACTGGCCGAATGGGAAGACCATCCCGCGGATATCTATTCGGCAATGGTGCTAGCGCTGCGTGAATATGTAGATCGCAACCGCTTCCCCGGCGTGGTGCTGGGACTTTCAGGCGGGATCGACAGCGCAATCTGCGCCGCGATTGCGGCGGATGCGCTAGGGCCGGACCGCGTATGGTGTGTGATGCTGCCCAGCCGCTTTACAGGCCAGCTCAGTCTCGACCTTGCCAAAGAATGTGCGGAAATGATCGGGTGTCGCCTCGATACCATCCCGATCAATCCGGCGGTCATGGCGTTTGACGAGATGCTCGCGGGCAGCTTTGCCGACAAAGAAGTCGACATCACCGAAGAAAATGTCCAGTCGCGTATCCGCGGCGTCACTTTGATGGCATTGTCGAACAAATTTGGTCACATGCTGCTGACCACTGGCAACAAGAGCGAGATGAGCGTTGGCTATGCGACCATTTATGGCGACATGGCGGGCGGTTATAACCCGCTCAAAGATGCCTACAAAATGACGGTGTTTGCCATCTCGCGCTGGCGCAACAAGCACAAGCCGCGCATTGGGCTTGGTCCCGACGGACCGGTGATGCCAGAAGCAATCATCACCCGCCCGCCCAGCGCCGAATTGCGCCCCGACCAGAAGGACAGTGACAGCCTGCCCGACTATCCGGTGCTCGACGATATATTGCTCGGGCTGGTCGAACAGGAACTGTCGGTCGATGAAGTCACCGCGCGTGGCCACCCTCGCGAAGTTGTCGAGCGGATCGAGCGATTGTTGTACATCGCCGAATATAAGCGCCGCCAGGCCCCTCCCGGCGTCAAGCTTGGCAGCCGCAATTTCGGCCGTGACCGGCGCTATCCGATTACCAATGCATTCCGGAGTGGGTGA
- the rplT gene encoding 50S ribosomal protein L20 codes for MARVKRGVTTRAKHKNILEQAKGFYGRRKNTIRIARQAVEKAGQYAYRDRKVNKRNFRALWIQRINAAVRAEGLTYGVFMHGLKLAGVELDRKTLADLAMNESAVFSAIVAQAKAALPKAA; via the coding sequence ATGGCACGCGTCAAAAGGGGTGTAACCACCCGCGCCAAGCACAAGAACATCTTGGAGCAGGCAAAAGGCTTTTATGGCCGTCGTAAAAATACTATCCGCATCGCCCGTCAGGCTGTCGAAAAGGCCGGCCAATATGCGTATCGCGACCGCAAGGTTAACAAGCGCAATTTCCGCGCTCTCTGGATCCAGCGCATCAACGCCGCTGTCCGCGCCGAAGGCTTGACCTATGGCGTGTTCATGCACGGCCTGAAGCTGGCTGGCGTCGAACTCGACCGCAAGACGCTTGCCGATCTTGCCATGAACGAGTCGGCAGTGTTTAGCGCCATAGTTGCGCAGGCGAAGGCAGCGCTGCCGAAAGCAGCATAA
- a CDS encoding helix-turn-helix domain-containing protein: MQSLSSVGDYRFILPAPELRRYFSSYYFVEIATPGGIELDDLLYPEWASARFMLEGMIPASLVPDPVAPVPRASMTGPTGRACHVRCSFARMAGIGILPLGWSRFVGESAHLYADAVFDVETEPTFALFGAIWADIQDLQNHRDIADVFDRHLLAALGPAEDREAEIERVHGALADPEITDVSQLADRVGLNSQYVERLCRRVFGFPPKRLLRRQRFLRSLAPRIFDPALKWVKVLDASYHDQAHFSRDFRDFMGMSPRAFLDMPRPISKAALRARAEALGQPLQILQGPTG; this comes from the coding sequence GTGCAATCACTAAGTTCGGTCGGCGATTATCGATTCATTCTGCCCGCGCCTGAACTCAGGCGCTATTTCAGCAGCTATTATTTCGTCGAGATCGCGACGCCGGGGGGCATCGAACTTGATGACCTGCTCTATCCTGAATGGGCGAGCGCACGCTTCATGCTCGAAGGGATGATCCCGGCAAGTTTGGTTCCTGATCCAGTGGCGCCGGTGCCGCGGGCATCCATGACCGGGCCTACTGGGCGAGCCTGTCACGTGCGCTGCTCGTTTGCGCGCATGGCAGGTATCGGCATTCTGCCTTTGGGTTGGAGCCGATTCGTAGGCGAAAGCGCGCATCTCTACGCTGATGCTGTATTCGATGTCGAAACCGAACCGACATTTGCCCTGTTCGGCGCAATATGGGCAGACATCCAAGATCTGCAAAATCATCGCGATATTGCTGACGTCTTCGACCGGCATTTACTGGCAGCACTCGGCCCAGCAGAGGACAGGGAAGCAGAAATAGAGCGGGTACATGGGGCGCTGGCCGATCCAGAAATCACCGATGTTTCGCAACTTGCGGACAGAGTCGGTTTGAACAGTCAGTATGTCGAACGGTTATGCCGCCGCGTCTTTGGATTCCCACCCAAAAGACTTTTGCGCCGCCAAAGGTTCTTGCGCTCATTGGCGCCGCGGATTTTCGATCCAGCGCTGAAATGGGTCAAGGTGCTCGACGCGAGTTATCACGATCAGGCACATTTCAGTCGGGATTTTCGTGATTTCATGGGCATGTCGCCAAGGGCCTTTCTCGATATGCCCCGTCCGATCAGCAAGGCGGCATTAAGAGCGCGGGCCGAGGCGTTAGGCCAGCCGCTGCAAATATTGCAGGGCCCTACGGGTTAG